One part of the Pannonibacter sp. XCT-53 genome encodes these proteins:
- a CDS encoding bifunctional [glutamine synthetase] adenylyltransferase/[glutamine synthetase]-adenylyl-L-tyrosine phosphorylase, whose product MGTTGADGGDTRPLSHRIVILPHAIDPQRADRLVADLRERAEADPSEGSAAVLDLIASDARLSAFLGAVMANSAYLRDLCLIRPERLGRILTARPEAFIAATIAAGRAAREDSEAELMRRLRHLKQELALCLGLADIAGAVDLDVVTRGLAEFADAALTAAIRFCLRDLAQRGRFEITDPDQPEVGSGLIVLAMGKHGAFELNYSSDIDLIVFYDPAITPLRGGAEAPVEFVRLTKRFVKIMQERTGDGYVFRTDLRLRPDPGATPVAMSVPAALAYYEALGQNWERAALIKARPCAGDLAAGDAFLHEIVPFIWRKYLDFAAIADVHSIKRQIHMHKGHGKIAVAGHNVKLGRGGIREVEFFVQTQQLIAGGRNPDLRGRRTLDMLQRLVAAGWIEEEARSDLEAAYRFLRSVEHRIQMLNDEQTHLLPQDEEGLTRVAYLCGFEDRPAFEARLLFHLQRVQRHYAELFEDEPELASDMGNLVFTGDDDDPDTLQTLWSLGYRQPSEAAKIIKAWHFGRYPAMRSTKARERLTELHPVLISALAETDNADAALRAFDAFLARLPAGVQLFSLLRSNPHLLHMLATVMGSAPRLAETVARRVHVLDAVLDPAFYGSMPSLVEFRTGLDLTLAQARHYEEALDRARIFTQEQQFLVGLRLLSDTLSGDQVGYALARLAEVVVDRILTQVEAHVGASHGKVAGGQHAVIAMGKLGGEEMTATSDLDLILLYDVPGDATQSDGARPLPVSQYYIRLTQRLVTALSAQTAEGTLYEVDFRLRPSGNAGPLATSLLAFETYQKTEAWTWEHMALTRGRVIAASSPDFAERVTRFLHETLRQPRDRAKVALDVAAMRARIEKEKGTRDIWDLKQVAGGLVDIEFIAQFLQLVEGDRHPQILAQNTGEVLARALDAGLLDADTAGPLSAALRLYHRLTQVLRMTLAGSFKVAEAPRGVVDLLLHASSAPDLGRLELELAETQQRVRQIFETLVGPVVLPEALEA is encoded by the coding sequence ATGGGGACGACAGGAGCTGACGGCGGGGACACGCGGCCCCTGAGCCACCGGATTGTCATCCTGCCCCATGCGATCGACCCGCAGCGCGCCGACCGGCTGGTGGCGGACCTGCGCGAGCGTGCGGAGGCCGATCCCTCGGAAGGCAGCGCCGCCGTGCTGGACCTGATCGCCAGCGACGCCCGGCTGTCGGCGTTTCTCGGCGCGGTCATGGCCAATTCCGCGTATTTGCGCGACCTCTGCCTGATCCGCCCCGAGCGTCTGGGACGCATCCTCACCGCCCGGCCAGAGGCCTTCATTGCGGCGACCATCGCAGCCGGCCGTGCGGCACGCGAGGACAGCGAGGCCGAGCTGATGCGCCGGCTGCGGCACCTGAAGCAGGAGCTGGCGCTGTGCCTCGGGCTCGCCGACATCGCCGGCGCCGTCGATCTGGACGTGGTCACCCGGGGACTGGCCGAGTTCGCCGACGCCGCCCTGACCGCCGCCATCCGTTTCTGTCTCCGCGACCTGGCGCAGCGGGGCCGTTTCGAGATCACCGATCCGGACCAGCCGGAAGTCGGCAGCGGCCTGATCGTGCTGGCCATGGGCAAGCACGGGGCCTTCGAGCTCAACTACTCGTCCGACATCGACCTCATCGTCTTCTATGACCCGGCGATCACGCCCCTGCGCGGCGGGGCGGAGGCGCCGGTCGAATTCGTGCGTCTGACCAAGCGCTTCGTGAAGATCATGCAGGAGCGCACCGGCGACGGCTACGTGTTCCGGACCGACCTCAGGCTGCGACCGGACCCGGGCGCGACGCCGGTGGCCATGTCCGTGCCGGCCGCGCTCGCCTATTACGAGGCACTGGGGCAGAACTGGGAGCGCGCCGCGCTGATCAAGGCCCGGCCCTGCGCCGGCGATCTCGCGGCAGGAGACGCCTTCCTGCACGAGATCGTGCCCTTCATCTGGCGCAAGTATCTCGACTTCGCCGCGATTGCCGACGTGCACTCGATCAAGCGGCAGATCCACATGCACAAGGGCCATGGCAAGATCGCCGTGGCCGGTCACAACGTGAAGCTCGGCCGGGGCGGCATCCGTGAGGTCGAGTTCTTCGTCCAGACCCAGCAGCTGATTGCCGGTGGCCGCAACCCGGACCTGCGCGGCCGGCGCACGCTCGACATGCTGCAGCGGCTCGTTGCCGCCGGCTGGATCGAGGAAGAGGCCCGGTCCGATCTCGAGGCGGCCTACCGCTTCCTGCGCAGCGTCGAGCACCGCATCCAGATGCTCAACGACGAGCAGACCCACCTGTTGCCCCAGGACGAGGAAGGGCTGACCCGTGTGGCCTATCTGTGCGGGTTCGAGGATCGGCCGGCCTTCGAGGCCCGCCTGCTGTTCCATCTGCAGCGGGTGCAGCGCCATTACGCCGAGCTGTTCGAGGACGAGCCGGAGCTGGCCTCCGACATGGGCAACCTGGTCTTCACCGGCGACGACGACGATCCGGACACGCTGCAGACCCTCTGGAGCCTCGGCTATCGCCAGCCGTCGGAAGCGGCCAAGATCATCAAGGCCTGGCATTTCGGACGCTATCCGGCCATGCGCTCGACAAAGGCCCGCGAACGCCTGACAGAGCTGCATCCCGTGCTGATCTCGGCGCTGGCGGAGACCGACAACGCCGATGCGGCCCTCAGGGCCTTTGACGCCTTTCTCGCCCGGTTGCCGGCCGGCGTGCAGCTCTTCTCGCTGCTGCGCTCGAACCCGCACCTCCTGCACATGCTGGCCACGGTCATGGGCTCGGCGCCCCGCCTCGCGGAGACGGTCGCACGCCGGGTACACGTGCTCGATGCGGTTCTGGATCCGGCCTTCTATGGCTCCATGCCGAGCCTGGTCGAGTTCCGCACCGGTCTCGACCTGACGCTGGCGCAGGCCCGCCACTACGAGGAGGCGCTCGACCGGGCCCGCATCTTCACCCAGGAGCAGCAGTTCCTCGTCGGTCTGCGGCTTCTCTCCGACACCCTGAGTGGCGATCAGGTCGGCTACGCCCTGGCCCGGCTCGCGGAAGTCGTCGTCGACCGCATCCTGACGCAGGTCGAGGCACATGTGGGGGCCAGTCACGGCAAGGTGGCGGGTGGCCAGCACGCGGTGATCGCGATGGGCAAGCTCGGCGGCGAGGAAATGACGGCCACGTCTGACCTCGACCTGATCCTGCTCTATGACGTGCCCGGGGACGCGACCCAGTCCGATGGCGCGCGCCCTCTGCCGGTCAGCCAGTACTACATCCGGCTGACGCAGCGTCTGGTGACGGCACTCTCGGCCCAGACCGCCGAAGGCACGCTCTACGAGGTGGACTTCCGGCTGCGGCCATCGGGCAATGCGGGGCCGCTGGCCACCAGCCTGCTCGCCTTCGAGACCTACCAGAAAACCGAAGCCTGGACGTGGGAGCACATGGCACTCACGCGCGGCCGCGTGATTGCCGCCTCCTCGCCCGACTTTGCAGAGCGCGTGACGCGCTTCCTGCACGAGACGCTGCGCCAGCCGCGCGACCGGGCGAAGGTCGCCCTTGATGTCGCCGCCATGCGCGCCCGGATCGAGAAGGAAAAGGGCACACGGGACATCTGGGATCTCAAGCAGGTTGCCGGAGGCCTGGTCGACATCGAGTTCATTGCCCAGTTCCTGCAGCTGGTGGAAGGAGACCGCCACCCGCAGATCCTTGCCCAGAACACCGGCGAGGTGCTGGCCCGGGCCCTTGATGCCGGCCTGCTCGACGCCGACACGGCCGGACCGCTGTCGGCGGCGCTCAGGCTCTATCATCGCCTGACACAGGTGCTGAGGATGACGCTGGCCGGCTCCTTCAAGGTCGCCGAAGCGCCGCGTGGCGTCGTCGACCTGCTGCTGCATGCGAGTTCCGCGCCGGATCTCGGCCGCCTCGAGCTGGAACTTGCCGAGACGCAGCAGCGCGTGCGGCAGATCTTCGAGACGCTCGTCGGACCTGTGGTGCTGCCCGAGGCACTGGAGGCCTGA
- a CDS encoding ATP-binding protein, with product MTAPLARLLRTTAFKLSLLYLAVFTGLSGFLLFSVSHNTDSLMTEQVVQTVDAEIQGLSDQYARGGARALVSAIDSRARRPDASLYLFVDFAGNVLAGNISRLPTTVLEEADGGVRRVKYARGEGEMEREAVVRTFEVPGGFRLLVGRDLGEQARFRDILAGALRVWLVVVILMAVVTWAFVSRRVLKRIDAMAASSRQIMDGNLSQRLPLAGNGDEFDRLAVSLNAMLDRIELLMQGLRDVTDNIAHDLKTPLTRLRSRLETTLREARGEADLREALEATIEDSEGLIRIFDALLRIARVEAMSPDRGLEPVDVRAIAEEMAELYGPVLEDEGGRLSLDLAPVPKALGNRELIAQALVNLIENALKYARTDDGQPLSITVMVRQEKDRILLSVADNGPGIMAKDRDRVVDRFVRLEQSRSEPGYGLGLSLVRAIARLHGGTLVLADAQPGLLARLDLVAAPDAKTGGEGRNGDDRS from the coding sequence GTGACAGCACCGCTGGCTAGGCTGCTGCGGACGACGGCCTTCAAGCTGTCGCTGCTCTATCTCGCGGTCTTCACCGGCCTGTCGGGTTTCCTGCTGTTCTCCGTCAGCCACAACACGGATTCGCTCATGACCGAACAGGTCGTGCAGACGGTGGACGCGGAGATCCAGGGCCTGTCCGACCAGTATGCCCGCGGCGGCGCCCGGGCCCTGGTCTCGGCCATCGACAGCCGCGCACGCCGGCCCGATGCCAGCCTCTACCTGTTCGTCGATTTCGCCGGCAACGTGCTGGCCGGCAACATTTCCCGCCTGCCGACCACCGTGCTGGAAGAGGCCGACGGCGGTGTCCGACGGGTCAAGTATGCCCGGGGCGAGGGCGAGATGGAGCGCGAGGCCGTGGTGCGCACCTTCGAGGTGCCAGGCGGCTTCCGCCTGCTCGTCGGCCGGGATCTCGGCGAGCAGGCCCGCTTCCGCGACATCCTCGCCGGCGCCCTGCGTGTCTGGCTGGTGGTGGTGATCCTGATGGCCGTCGTCACCTGGGCCTTCGTCAGCCGGCGGGTCCTGAAGCGCATCGACGCGATGGCCGCCTCCAGCCGCCAGATCATGGACGGAAACCTGTCGCAGCGGCTCCCGCTGGCCGGCAACGGGGACGAGTTCGACCGCCTCGCCGTCAGCCTCAATGCCATGCTCGACCGCATCGAGCTGCTGATGCAGGGCCTGCGCGACGTGACCGACAACATCGCCCACGACCTGAAGACGCCGCTGACCCGGTTGCGCAGCCGCCTCGAGACGACCTTGCGCGAGGCACGCGGCGAAGCGGACCTGCGCGAGGCGCTGGAGGCGACGATCGAGGACAGCGAGGGCCTGATCCGGATCTTCGACGCGCTGCTGCGGATCGCCCGGGTCGAGGCCATGTCGCCGGACCGGGGCCTCGAGCCGGTCGATGTGCGTGCCATTGCCGAGGAGATGGCCGAACTCTACGGGCCGGTGCTGGAAGACGAGGGCGGTCGCCTGTCGCTGGACCTGGCGCCGGTGCCGAAGGCCCTCGGGAACCGCGAGCTGATCGCCCAGGCGCTGGTCAACCTGATCGAGAACGCCCTGAAGTATGCACGGACGGACGATGGACAGCCCCTGTCAATAACCGTAATGGTCAGACAGGAGAAGGATCGGATTCTGCTTTCGGTGGCCGACAATGGCCCCGGCATCATGGCGAAGGACCGGGACCGCGTCGTCGACCGGTTCGTGCGCCTGGAGCAGAGCCGGTCCGAGCCTGGCTATGGATTGGGGCTCAGCCTTGTGCGCGCCATCGCGCGCCTGCACGGCGGCACCCTCGTTCTGGCCGATGCACAGCCGGGACTGCTGGCGCGCCTCGACCTCGTGGCCGCGCCGGATGCCAAGACGGGAGGCGAGGGACGCAATGGGGACGACAGGAGCTGA
- a CDS encoding response regulator transcription factor, with protein sequence MMRILIIEDDKQASAYLAKGLKEVGHMADQAADGDEGLSMALDGAYDVLIVDRMLPRRDGLSVIQALRKSGNHTPVLILSALGQVDDRVTGLRAGGDDYLPKPYAFTELLARVEALGRRPKSGGDVETVYRVADLELDRLAHRCTRAGRDIPLQPREFRLLEYLMQHAGQVVTRTMLLENVWEYHFDPQTNVIDVHISRLRSKIDKDFDTPLLQTVRGAGYTIRTGSGREGADRDSTAG encoded by the coding sequence ATGATGCGGATTCTGATCATCGAAGACGACAAGCAGGCGTCTGCCTATCTCGCCAAGGGTCTGAAGGAAGTCGGCCACATGGCTGACCAGGCGGCCGATGGCGACGAGGGGCTGTCCATGGCTCTCGACGGAGCCTATGACGTGCTGATCGTCGATCGCATGCTGCCGCGCCGCGACGGCCTGTCGGTCATCCAGGCGCTGCGCAAGTCCGGCAACCACACGCCGGTGCTCATCCTGTCAGCCCTCGGTCAGGTCGATGACCGGGTCACGGGCCTGCGGGCCGGCGGGGACGACTACCTGCCAAAGCCCTATGCCTTCACCGAGCTCCTGGCCCGTGTCGAGGCCCTCGGCCGCCGGCCCAAGAGCGGCGGCGACGTGGAAACGGTCTATCGGGTGGCCGATCTGGAGCTGGACCGGCTGGCCCACCGCTGCACCCGCGCCGGGCGCGACATCCCGCTGCAGCCGCGCGAGTTCCGTCTGCTTGAGTACCTGATGCAGCATGCCGGCCAGGTCGTCACCCGGACCATGCTGCTCGAGAATGTCTGGGAGTATCATTTCGATCCGCAGACCAACGTGATCGACGTGCACATCTCGCGGCTGCGCTCCAAGATCGACAAGGACTTCGACACACCGCTGCTGCAGACCGTGCGCGGCGCCGGCTATACGATCCGCACCGGGTCCGGCCGGGAGGGCGCGGACCGTGACAGCACCGCTGGCTAG
- a CDS encoding Do family serine endopeptidase has protein sequence MTETASPRSKLHVARRSRLLAGAMALGIAGVLTAQTVLPGQPALAEAVRVTASAPADFSQVVRAVQPAVVSVRVKQAAEPQMMNFGNRGPQMFGMPGLEDLPEGHPLQRFFERRGEGDRGQQRGDPRSYGMSQGSGFFISEDGYVVTNHHVIDKGTEFIVIDNEGTEREAKLIGADPRTDLALLKVEGDRPFTYVRFADDAPAVGEWVVAIGNPFGLGGTVTAGIVSARGRDIGAGPYDDFIQIDAPVNRGNSGGPAFNMKGEVIGVNAAIFSPSGGNVGIAFAIPASTATDVVGDLKETGTVTRGWLGVQIQPVTADIAESLGLAKAEGAIVSDPQAGSPADRAGVQAGDTILRVDGQAVKGPRELSRLIAGLAPDTRVNLTVWRDGAERDITVTLGRLKDAEAAAVTPSVSGQTELADLGLEVTSARRAGLDVEGVVITQIDPNGPAAETGLRAGDVIAEVAGQKVTSARDVEAAIARAEKDGRKAVLMRVFSEDASRFVAVPLA, from the coding sequence ATGACCGAGACCGCAAGCCCCCGTTCCAAGCTCCATGTCGCGCGCCGCTCCCGGCTGCTCGCCGGCGCCATGGCCCTCGGGATCGCCGGTGTCCTGACCGCCCAGACCGTCCTGCCCGGACAGCCGGCCCTCGCCGAGGCCGTGCGCGTGACAGCGAGCGCGCCGGCCGATTTTTCCCAGGTCGTCCGTGCCGTGCAGCCGGCCGTCGTCAGCGTCCGCGTCAAGCAGGCGGCCGAGCCGCAGATGATGAATTTCGGCAACCGCGGGCCGCAGATGTTCGGTATGCCCGGCCTTGAGGACCTGCCTGAGGGCCATCCGCTGCAGCGCTTCTTCGAGCGCCGCGGCGAGGGGGACCGCGGCCAGCAGCGCGGCGACCCGCGCTCCTACGGCATGTCGCAGGGCTCGGGCTTCTTCATAAGCGAGGACGGCTATGTCGTCACCAACCATCACGTGATCGACAAGGGCACCGAGTTCATCGTCATCGACAACGAGGGCACCGAGCGCGAGGCCAAGCTCATCGGCGCCGACCCGCGCACCGACCTCGCGCTGCTGAAGGTCGAGGGCGACAGGCCCTTCACCTATGTCCGCTTCGCCGACGATGCTCCGGCCGTGGGCGAATGGGTGGTGGCGATCGGCAATCCCTTCGGTCTCGGCGGCACGGTGACGGCGGGCATCGTCTCGGCCCGGGGCCGCGACATCGGCGCCGGCCCCTATGACGACTTCATCCAGATCGACGCGCCCGTCAACCGGGGCAACTCCGGCGGACCGGCCTTCAACATGAAGGGGGAGGTCATCGGGGTGAATGCCGCGATCTTCTCGCCCTCCGGCGGCAATGTCGGCATCGCCTTCGCCATCCCGGCCTCGACGGCAACCGACGTGGTCGGTGACCTAAAGGAAACCGGCACGGTGACCCGCGGCTGGCTCGGCGTGCAGATCCAGCCGGTCACGGCCGACATTGCCGAAAGCCTGGGTCTGGCCAAGGCGGAAGGCGCCATCGTCTCCGACCCGCAGGCCGGCAGCCCGGCCGACAGGGCCGGCGTCCAGGCGGGCGACACGATCCTGCGCGTCGACGGCCAGGCGGTGAAGGGGCCGCGCGAACTGTCCCGTCTGATTGCAGGTCTCGCCCCCGACACGCGGGTCAACCTCACCGTCTGGCGCGACGGTGCCGAGCGCGACATCACCGTGACGCTCGGCCGGTTGAAGGACGCCGAAGCGGCCGCCGTGACCCCGTCGGTGTCCGGTCAGACCGAACTCGCCGACCTTGGTCTCGAGGTCACCAGCGCCCGTCGTGCCGGTCTCGATGTGGAAGGGGTGGTCATCACCCAGATCGATCCCAACGGCCCGGCCGCCGAAACGGGCCTGCGCGCCGGAGACGTCATCGCGGAGGTGGCCGGCCAGAAGGTGACCTCGGCCCGTGACGTGGAAGCGGCCATCGCGCGGGCCGAGAAGGATGGCCGCAAGGCCGTGCTGATGCGCGTCTTCAGCGAGGATGCCTCGCGCTTCGTGGCGGTGCCTCTCGCCTGA
- a CDS encoding DUF2336 domain-containing protein produces the protein MLASLVDLARESSSDKRRELMGHVAALFVDGAERYTNEELALFNDVLVNLIDMVDIDGRESLSQQIGSIETTPRELVLKLANDTATVAAPVLQNSPVLTDDDLYTLAKTKGQDHLLAISKRDALQARVTDILLERGEQPVRRSVAANPGAELSDWGGRLLVKLAETDATLRESLTERHDLNRANFEKLLAMLPVDRQTKLRHIFENNERVARDLFREASLLVDDTKLERRKARLNTKATLKDIRDGQRPLDEVVIEYSLANDLYDLAFLLANITAMDEKFVRNVIVRQDIEAIAVLCRSLEIGEVAFSALCKARARQMKAAPTVVDTWIGEFRILSVAEAQRTMRFIKVRLSAMAAAA, from the coding sequence ATGCTGGCATCACTGGTCGATCTGGCGCGGGAAAGCAGCAGCGACAAGCGCCGGGAGCTTATGGGACACGTCGCGGCCCTCTTCGTGGATGGTGCGGAGCGCTACACGAACGAGGAACTGGCGCTGTTCAACGACGTTCTGGTCAACCTCATCGACATGGTCGACATCGACGGCCGCGAGAGCCTGTCGCAGCAGATCGGCTCGATCGAGACGACACCGCGCGAGCTCGTGCTCAAGCTCGCCAATGACACGGCCACGGTGGCGGCTCCGGTGCTGCAGAACTCGCCGGTGCTCACCGACGACGACCTTTACACCCTTGCCAAGACCAAGGGGCAGGATCATCTGCTGGCGATATCCAAGCGCGACGCACTGCAGGCCCGCGTGACCGACATCCTGCTGGAACGGGGCGAGCAGCCGGTGCGCCGGTCGGTGGCCGCCAACCCGGGCGCCGAGCTGTCGGACTGGGGCGGGCGGCTTCTGGTCAAGCTCGCCGAGACGGATGCGACGCTGCGCGAAAGCCTGACGGAGCGGCACGACCTCAACCGCGCCAATTTCGAGAAACTGCTCGCCATGCTGCCGGTCGACCGCCAGACCAAGCTGCGGCACATCTTCGAGAACAACGAGCGCGTCGCCCGCGACCTGTTCCGCGAGGCCAGCCTGCTCGTCGATGACACCAAGCTGGAGCGTCGCAAGGCCCGCCTCAACACCAAGGCGACGCTGAAGGACATCCGGGACGGCCAACGCCCGCTCGACGAGGTGGTGATCGAATACAGTCTGGCGAATGACCTCTACGATCTCGCCTTCCTCCTCGCGAACATTACCGCCATGGACGAGAAGTTCGTCCGCAACGTGATCGTGCGCCAGGACATCGAGGCCATCGCCGTGCTCTGCCGCTCGCTCGAGATCGGCGAAGTCGCCTTCAGCGCGCTCTGCAAGGCGCGGGCCCGGCAGATGAAGGCAGCACCAACGGTCGTCGACACCTGGATCGGCGAGTTCCGCATCCTGTCGGTCGCCGAAGCCCAGCGGACGATGCGCTTCATCAAGGTCCGCCTGTCGGCCATGGCGGCAGCCGCCTGA
- a CDS encoding cytochrome c-type biogenesis protein — MRRLLARLLVALWMLPLLAGALTPAAAVAPDEVLKDPVLEERARGLSAQLRCMVCQNQSIDDSDAPLAKDLRVLVRERLVAGDSDAQVIDYLVSRYGEFVLLKPRLAWHTLVLWASAPVALVAGLGTIYVAMRRQRQRAALAAASGGLTEAEQRELNEILNKDGRA; from the coding sequence ATGCGCCGCCTGCTTGCCCGGCTTCTGGTCGCACTCTGGATGCTGCCCCTGCTGGCCGGCGCGCTGACGCCCGCCGCCGCCGTCGCCCCGGACGAGGTGCTGAAGGACCCTGTCCTGGAAGAGCGTGCGCGGGGGCTGTCGGCACAGTTGCGCTGCATGGTCTGCCAGAACCAGTCGATCGACGACAGCGACGCGCCGCTGGCCAAGGACCTTCGTGTCCTTGTCCGCGAACGGCTGGTGGCCGGCGACAGCGATGCGCAGGTCATCGACTATCTCGTCTCGCGCTACGGCGAGTTCGTGCTGCTGAAGCCGAGACTGGCCTGGCATACGCTGGTGCTGTGGGCGTCCGCGCCGGTGGCGCTGGTCGCCGGGCTCGGCACCATCTACGTGGCGATGCGTCGTCAGCGGCAGCGTGCGGCCCTGGCCGCCGCCAGCGGTGGGCTGACCGAGGCCGAACAGCGGGAACTGAACGAGATCCTGAACAAGGACGGTCGGGCCTGA
- a CDS encoding heme lyase CcmF/NrfE family subunit, producing MIVETGHFALVLAFVLALIQSVVPVWGALTQDRRLMDTAAPMAVVMFLLVSVSFAALTWAYLASDFSVVNVWENSHSAKPLIFKISGVWGNHEGSMLLWVLILVLFGALVGLFSSNVPAQLRATTLGVQGWITAAFLLFVLATSNPFGRIPQPPLEGNDLNPLLQDIGLAIHPPLLYLGYVGFSVTFAFAVAALILGRIDAAWARWVRPWALMAWVFLTLGISMGSYWAYYELGWGGWWFWDPVENASLMPWLAGTALLHSAIVMEKREALKVWTVLLAIFTFSLSLLGTFLVRSGVLTSVHSFAVDPARGLFILVILCLFIGGSLTLYAWRAPLLKQGGLFAPISREGALVLNNLFLTAATAAVLVGTLYPLALEAVTGEKISVGPPFFNLTFGPLMIPLMLAVPFGPLLAWKRGDILAAAQRLYAVFGVAILITLAVFWAWGMQQVLAPIGVGVAVWIMVGSLAELAARVRFGEIGASRVLSRLAGLPRSTYGTVLGHFGIGVTTLGIVMSTAFQTEIVRTVRPNDTFDVAGYQLTFTGIVPRQGPNFNEQVGHFDVRKGGTEVGSMDPSKRIYPARGMPTTEASILTFGFSQLYVSLGETRDGGGADIRAYYKPMITLIWIGTLFMSLGGLISLTDRRLRVGAPKPARNKAAGLSPAE from the coding sequence ATGATCGTTGAGACGGGGCATTTCGCGCTTGTGCTGGCCTTCGTGCTGGCGCTGATCCAGTCGGTGGTTCCGGTCTGGGGTGCCTTGACCCAGGACCGCCGGCTGATGGACACGGCCGCGCCGATGGCGGTGGTCATGTTCCTGCTGGTGTCGGTGTCCTTTGCGGCGCTGACCTGGGCCTATCTCGCCTCCGACTTCTCGGTCGTGAATGTCTGGGAGAACTCGCATTCGGCGAAGCCCCTGATCTTCAAGATCTCCGGCGTGTGGGGCAATCATGAAGGCTCCATGCTGCTGTGGGTGCTGATCCTGGTGCTGTTCGGTGCCCTCGTCGGCCTGTTCAGCAGCAACGTCCCGGCCCAGCTGCGCGCGACGACGCTCGGGGTGCAGGGCTGGATCACGGCGGCGTTCCTGCTGTTCGTGCTGGCCACGTCCAACCCCTTCGGCCGCATTCCGCAGCCGCCGCTGGAAGGCAACGACCTCAACCCGCTGCTGCAGGACATCGGCCTCGCGATCCATCCGCCGCTGCTCTATCTGGGCTACGTCGGCTTCTCCGTGACCTTTGCCTTCGCGGTCGCGGCGCTGATCCTCGGCCGCATCGATGCGGCCTGGGCGCGGTGGGTGCGCCCCTGGGCGCTGATGGCCTGGGTGTTCCTGACCCTCGGCATCTCGATGGGGTCCTACTGGGCCTATTACGAGCTCGGCTGGGGCGGCTGGTGGTTCTGGGACCCGGTCGAGAACGCCTCGCTGATGCCCTGGCTTGCCGGCACCGCGCTGCTGCATTCGGCCATCGTCATGGAGAAGCGCGAGGCGCTGAAGGTCTGGACCGTGCTGCTGGCCATCTTCACCTTCTCGCTGTCGCTGCTTGGCACCTTCCTCGTCCGCTCGGGCGTGCTGACCAGCGTGCATTCCTTCGCCGTCGATCCCGCGCGCGGCCTGTTCATCCTCGTCATCCTGTGCCTGTTCATCGGCGGATCGCTGACGCTTTATGCGTGGCGTGCCCCCCTGCTGAAACAGGGTGGCCTGTTTGCCCCCATCAGCCGCGAGGGCGCGCTGGTGCTCAACAACCTCTTCCTGACGGCCGCAACCGCCGCGGTTCTGGTCGGCACGCTCTATCCGCTCGCCCTCGAGGCGGTGACGGGGGAGAAGATCTCGGTCGGTCCCCCGTTCTTCAACCTGACCTTCGGTCCGCTGATGATCCCGCTGATGCTGGCCGTTCCCTTCGGCCCGCTGCTCGCCTGGAAGCGCGGTGACATCCTGGCGGCGGCGCAGCGGCTCTATGCCGTGTTCGGTGTTGCCATCCTGATCACCCTCGCCGTCTTCTGGGCCTGGGGCATGCAGCAGGTCCTGGCGCCCATCGGCGTCGGCGTCGCGGTCTGGATCATGGTCGGATCGCTGGCCGAACTGGCCGCCCGCGTCCGCTTCGGCGAGATCGGGGCAAGCCGCGTGCTGTCGCGTCTCGCCGGCCTGCCGCGGTCGACCTATGGCACCGTGCTCGGCCACTTCGGCATCGGCGTGACGACGCTCGGCATCGTCATGTCGACGGCCTTCCAGACCGAGATCGTGCGCACGGTCCGGCCGAACGACACCTTCGACGTGGCAGGCTACCAGCTCACCTTCACCGGCATCGTGCCCCGGCAGGGACCGAACTTCAACGAACAGGTCGGCCATTTCGACGTGCGCAAGGGGGGCACCGAAGTCGGTTCGATGGATCCCTCCAAGCGCATCTACCCGGCGCGCGGCATGCCGACGACGGAGGCCTCGATCCTGACCTTCGGCTTCTCCCAGCTCTATGTCTCGCTCGGCGAGACGCGGGACGGCGGTGGCGCAGACATTCGCGCCTACTACAAGCCGATGATCACGCTGATCTGGATCGGCACCCTGTTCATGTCGCTGGGCGGCCTGATCTCGCTGACCGACCGGCGCCTGCGCGTCGGCGCCCCCAAGCCCGCGCGCAACAAGGCCGCGGGCCTGAGCCCGGCCGAATGA
- the ccmE gene encoding cytochrome c maturation protein CcmE: protein MTRKQRRLTLIGSAAVVLASAVGLVLYALNDQIVFFRTPTDVMTQQIPAGQRIRLGGLVETGSVVRSDDARVSFRVTDTANAVPVTYVGILPDLFREGQGVVTEGIVGPDGVFKADNVLAKHDENYVPKEVADALKAQGVWKGDGAPPQ from the coding sequence ATGACACGCAAGCAACGCCGACTGACGCTGATCGGATCCGCCGCCGTGGTTCTCGCCTCGGCGGTCGGCCTTGTTCTCTATGCCCTGAATGACCAGATCGTCTTCTTCCGGACGCCGACCGACGTGATGACCCAGCAGATCCCCGCCGGCCAGCGCATCCGGCTGGGAGGGCTCGTCGAAACGGGGTCCGTGGTGCGCTCCGATGACGCAAGGGTCAGTTTCCGGGTCACGGACACGGCAAATGCCGTGCCGGTGACCTATGTCGGGATCCTGCCGGACCTGTTCCGCGAGGGGCAGGGCGTGGTGACGGAGGGCATTGTCGGTCCGGACGGCGTGTTCAAGGCCGACAACGTGCTGGCCAAGCACGACGAGAACTACGTGCCGAAGGAAGTGGCCGATGCGCTGAAGGCGCAGGGGGTCTGGAAGGGTGATGGCGCGCCGCCGCAGTGA